A DNA window from Shewanella baltica contains the following coding sequences:
- the srmB gene encoding ATP-dependent RNA helicase SrmB, with protein MQFEDFQLDPSLLESLNAMGHHSPTTIQQETIPYALEQRDILARAPTGTGKTASFLLPSLQHLIDFPRRFAGQARILILTPTRELASQIHRYACHLATGQGLDIAIVTGGVPYGPQEEALAGNVDILVATPGRLMEYLDKGNFNAQEVDILIIDEADRMLDMGFSSVVQAIAIEAQGRKQNMLFSATLEGGGVQRFAREVLNDPIEIDVEAPRSEKAKIHQWIHLADDKEHKFALLCHLLRQEDVKRTIVFVKTRDIVSSLEGQLLKVGIACAFMRGDMEQKKRFQALSRFTKGEVNVLLATDVAARGIDIDDITHVINFDMPRSADTYIHRIGRTGRAGAKGTAISLAEAHDMRIVGKIERYIEQPLKRRVIEELRPKNKEARTPGKKKAKVKAKEAAKKTSKKEAAKKASKIARKKK; from the coding sequence ATGCAATTTGAAGATTTCCAGCTTGACCCTAGCTTATTAGAGTCGCTTAATGCCATGGGGCATCATTCACCCACCACTATTCAGCAAGAAACTATCCCTTATGCCTTAGAGCAAAGAGATATTCTCGCGCGCGCCCCGACAGGAACAGGTAAAACAGCGAGCTTTTTACTGCCATCGCTGCAACATTTAATCGACTTCCCCCGCCGTTTCGCAGGGCAAGCACGTATCCTGATCCTCACGCCAACCCGTGAGTTAGCCAGCCAAATCCACCGTTATGCGTGTCACTTAGCCACTGGCCAAGGTTTAGACATAGCGATCGTGACCGGTGGTGTGCCTTACGGACCGCAGGAAGAAGCCTTAGCGGGCAACGTCGATATTCTGGTCGCGACCCCTGGCCGCCTGATGGAATATTTAGACAAAGGCAATTTCAACGCCCAAGAAGTCGATATCTTAATTATCGACGAAGCCGACCGCATGCTAGACATGGGCTTCTCTTCTGTGGTGCAAGCGATTGCTATCGAAGCCCAAGGCCGCAAACAGAACATGTTGTTCTCTGCCACCTTAGAAGGCGGCGGTGTGCAACGTTTTGCCCGTGAAGTATTGAACGACCCGATTGAAATCGATGTTGAAGCACCTCGCAGCGAAAAAGCCAAGATCCACCAATGGATCCACTTAGCCGATGATAAAGAGCATAAATTTGCCCTGTTATGTCATCTGCTGCGCCAAGAAGATGTGAAACGGACTATCGTGTTCGTAAAAACCCGCGACATCGTTTCTAGCTTAGAAGGCCAGTTACTTAAAGTCGGTATTGCCTGCGCCTTCATGCGTGGCGATATGGAACAGAAAAAACGTTTCCAAGCTTTGAGCCGCTTTACCAAAGGTGAAGTGAACGTCTTGCTGGCAACCGATGTGGCTGCACGCGGTATCGATATCGACGATATCACCCATGTGATCAACTTCGACATGCCACGCTCTGCCGATACCTACATTCACCGTATCGGTCGTACTGGCCGCGCTGGCGCAAAAGGTACTGCGATTTCGTTGGCCGAAGCCCACGACATGCGTATCGTCGGTAAAATTGAGCGTTATATCGAGCAACCGTTGAAACGCCGCGTGATCGAAGAGCTGCGTCCAAAGAACAAAGAAGCGCGGACACCGGGTAAGAAAAAAGCCAAAGTGAAAGCGAAAGAAGCAGCGAAGAAAACCAGCAAGAAAGAAGCGGCAAAGAAAGCGAGTAAAATCGCCCGCAAGAAGAAGTAA
- a CDS encoding tRNA1(Val) (adenine(37)-N6)-methyltransferase, whose amino-acid sequence MAFTFKQFHIDDMNCGMAVGTDSVVLGAWAQLTAAKTVLDIGAGSGLLSLMAAQRSQAHITSVELDTSAAEACQHNFHNSPWANRLTLVNSSIQDFCQQIEYQEYFDHIICNPPYFEQGTQAIQSQRAMARHTDSLSFTALLDAIHVCLAPQGNASLILPMQSMARFNEILAHSPLSLIEITNLISIVGKSANRVLCVLAHKTHPQIAPKISDITIRELSGQYTQTMVQLIRDFYLKY is encoded by the coding sequence TCATATCGATGATATGAATTGCGGCATGGCCGTAGGCACAGACAGTGTCGTCCTAGGCGCGTGGGCTCAACTGACCGCAGCAAAAACAGTTTTAGATATTGGTGCTGGCAGCGGCTTACTCAGTTTAATGGCAGCGCAGCGCAGCCAAGCACACATTACCAGTGTCGAATTAGACACCAGTGCAGCCGAGGCTTGCCAGCATAACTTCCACAATAGTCCGTGGGCGAATCGACTCACCTTAGTCAACAGCAGCATCCAAGACTTTTGCCAACAGATTGAGTATCAAGAGTATTTTGATCACATCATTTGTAATCCGCCCTATTTTGAGCAAGGCACACAAGCGATACAATCCCAGCGCGCTATGGCCCGTCACACAGATAGCTTAAGTTTTACCGCGCTACTCGATGCCATTCATGTGTGCCTAGCACCGCAAGGAAACGCAAGCCTCATATTACCCATGCAGAGCATGGCGCGTTTCAATGAGATTTTAGCGCACTCACCGCTCAGTCTGATTGAAATAACTAACCTTATTAGCATAGTAGGGAAAAGCGCTAATAGAGTACTCTGCGTACTCGCACACAAGACTCACCCTCAAATTGCCCCTAAGATCAGTGATATCACTATTCGAGAACTTTCAGGCCAATACACCCAAACCATGGTGCAATTGATCCGAGATTTTTACCTTAAATACTGA